In Chaetodon trifascialis isolate fChaTrf1 chromosome 2, fChaTrf1.hap1, whole genome shotgun sequence, one DNA window encodes the following:
- the LOC139347083 gene encoding fascin-like, whose amino-acid sequence MSANGADGDLLQIPLGLINSAGKYLTAETFGFKINASASSLKKKQTWTLEQTGEDGSAVFLLSHLGRYLATDKDGNVTADSETRGRDCRFVITAHEDGRWSLQSEPYGRYLGGSEDRITCFAQTASPAEKWSVHLAVHPQVNLYSFARKRFAHLSAQEVSINRDIPWGFDSLVTLVYRDQRYHLETSNNRFLRNDGTLSTKTDKDTGYMLEFRSGKVAFRDCNGRYLAPVGPAGTMKSGKSTRVGKDELFGLERSHAQVVVTAGNERNVSTRQGMDLSANQDEEGDQEVFQMEMSREDRKCAFRTSAGKYWTLTASGGLQSTASTKSANSFFELEWRDGRVCVRAANGKYVIAKKNGQLAATVDNAGEAEQFLMKLINRPIIVLRGEHGFIGARKAGTATLDSNRASYDVFQLEFNNGAYSLKDSQGKYWCVGDDTAVVCSSSTPVQFLFEFCDLNKMAICAVGGKYLKGDHAGGLKASADSLDSATLWEY is encoded by the exons ATGTCCGCAAACGGCGCCGACGGGGACCTGCTGCAGATCCCTCTGGGGCTCATCAACAGCGCAGGGAAGTATCTGACGGCGGAGACTTTCGGCTTCAAAATCAACGCCTCGGCCAGCAgcctgaagaagaagcagacCTGGACCCTGGAGCAGACCGGCGAGGACGGCAGCGCCGtgttcctcctctcccacctggGCCGCTACCTCGCCACGGACAAAGACGGCAACGTTACAGCGGACAGCGAAACGCGCGGCCGGGACTGCCGCTTCGTCATCACCGCGCACGAAGACGGGCGGTGGTCTCTGCAGTCCGAGCCCTATGGCCGGTACCTCGGCGGCAGCGAGGACCGGATCACCTGCTTTGCGCAAACTGCCTCGCCAGCAGAGAAGTGGAGCGTGCACCTGGCTGTGCATCCGCAGGTCAACCTATACAGCTTTGCGCGCAAACGCTTCGCCCACCTGAGCGCGCAGGAGGTATCCATAAACCGGGATATTCCCTGGGGGTTCGACTCGCTTGTGACACTGGTCTATCGTGACCAGCGCTACCACCTCGAGACATCTAACAACCGCTTCCTCCGCAACGATGGCACCCTATCCACAAAAACGGACAAGGATACCGGCTACATGCTGGAGTTCCGCTCCGGGAAAGTGGCGTTCCGCGACTGCAACGGTCGCTACCTGGCGCCCGTGGGCCCCGCCGGCACTATGAAGTCTGGGAAAAGCACCCGGGTCGGGAAGGATGAACTGTTTGGCCTGGAGCGCAGCCACGCGCAGGTCGTGGTGACTGCGGGCAACGAGAGAAACGTCTCCACGAGGCAAG GCATGgacctgtcagccaatcaggacgAGGAGGGGGACCAGGAAGTCTTCCAGATGGAGATGAGCCgtgaggacaggaagtgtgcCTTCAGAACCTCTGCGGGGAAATACTGGACTCTGACAGCAAGTGGTGGACTGCAGAGCACTGCCTCCACCAa GTCGGCCAACAGCTTCTTTGAGCTGGAGTGGCGTgatggtcgtgtgtgtgtgcgtgcagctaATGGCAAATATGTGATTGCTAAGAAGAACGGGCAGCTAGCTGCTACTGTCGACAATGCAG GGGAGGCTGAACAGTTCCTGATGAAGCTGATCAATCGTCCAATCATCGTCCTTCGTGGGGAGCATGGTTTCATCGGGGCCCGTAAAGCCGGAACGGCGACCCTTGACTCCAACCGAGCATCGTACGATGTTTTCCAGCTGGAGTTCAACAACGGAGCTTATTCCCTCAAAG acTCCCAGGGGAAGTATTGGTGTGTTGGCGACGACACGGCGGTGgtgtgcagcagctccacaccTGTCCAGTTCCTGTTTGAGTTCTGTGACCTCAACAAGATGGCCATTTGTGCCGTGGGGGGGAAGTACCTTAAAGGAGACCATGCTGGAGGGCTAAAGGCCAGCGCCGACTCCCTGGACAGCGCCACCCTCTGGGAATACTGA